The following coding sequences lie in one Gadus morhua chromosome 20, gadMor3.0, whole genome shotgun sequence genomic window:
- the gjc4b gene encoding gap junction gamma-1 protein, with protein sequence MSWSFLTRLLDEISNHSTFVGKIWLTLLIVFRIVLTAVGGESIYYDEQSKFVCNTQQPGCENVCYDAFAPLSHIRFWVFQVIMITTPTILYLGFAMHKIARMDDSEYQPRPRKRMPVVSRGANRDYEEAEDNGEEDPMILEEIELEKDAGGDKAPEKPCRKHDGRRRIKRDGLMKVYVFQLMARATFEAAFLFGQYVLYGLEVAPSYVCTRSPCPHTVDCFVSRPTEKTIFLLIMYGVSALCLLFTALEILHLGFSGMRDCLCGARSPPATPRHAALAAERAAAMCRQPSAPPPGYHSMLKKVPVGKIVFRDNLADSGRESFGDEASSRELERLRRHLKLAQQHLDLAYQHEECSPPRSSSPESNGTAVEQNRLNFAQEKEGGACEKGLRA encoded by the exons ATGAGCTGGAGTTTCCTGACGCGTCTGCTCGACGAGATCTCCAACCACTCGACGTTCGTCGGCAAGATCTGGCTCACGCTGCTGATCGTGTTCCGCATCGTGCTGACGGCGGTGGGCGGCGAGTCCATCTACTACGACGAGCAGAGCAAGTTTGTGTGCAACACGCAGCAGCCCGGCTGCGAGAACGTCTGCTATGACGCCTTCGCGCCCCTCTCCCACATTCGCTTCTGGGTGTTCCAGGTGATCATGATCACCACGCCCACCATCCTGTACCTGGGTTTCGCCATGCACAAGATCGCCCGCATGGACGACTCGGAGTACCAGCCGCGGCCGCGCAAGCGCATGCCGGTGGTGAGCCGGGGCGCCAACCGCGACTACGAGGAGGCGGAGGACAACGGCGAGGAGGACCCCATGATCCTGGAGGAGATCGAGCTGGAGAAGGACGCCGGCGGCGACAAGGCACCGGAGAAGCCGTGCCGCAAGCACGACGGGCGCCGGCGCATCAAGCGCGACGGGCTCATGAAGGTGTACGTCTTCCAGCTGATGGCGCGCGCCACCTTCGAGGCGGCCTTCCTGTTCGGCCAGTACGTCCTGTACGGCCTGGAGGTGGCGCCGTCGTACGTGTGCACGCGCTCGCCCTGCCCGCACACGGTGGACTGCTTCGTGTCGCGGCCCACCGAGAAGACCATCTTCCTGCTGATCATGTACGGCGTCAGCGCCCTGTGCCTGCTCTTCACAGCGCTGGAGATCCTGCACCTGGGCTTTAGCGGCATGCGCGACTGCCTGTGCGGCGCCCGCTCGCCGCCGGCCACCCCGCGCCACGCGGCCCTCGCCGCCGAGAGGGCCGCGGCCATGTGTCGCCAgccctcggccccgccccccggctaCCACTCGATGCTGAAGAAGGTCCCCGTGGGGAAGATCGTGTTCCGGGACAACCTGGCGGACTCGGGCCGAGAGTCGTTCGGCGACGAGGCGTCGTCCCGGGAGCTGGAGCGGCTGCGGCGGCACCTGAAGCTGGCCCAGCAGCACCTGGACCTGGCCTACCAGCACGAGGAGTGCAGCCCGCCGCGGAGCAGCAGCCCCGAGTCCAACGGCACGGCGGTGGAGCAGAACCGCCTCAACTTCGcccaggagaaggagggcggCGCCTGCGAGAAAG GTTTGCGGGCTTAg